The segment TCAGAAGAAAatctctgcttcattttttatgGACCAATAAACTCGGGGAGAAAGATTATCAAACGCACTTTATTGTCTTGCGATTGCGATCTTGGTTGCCATTATGAGGCAGCAGTGAACGGCACAGGCGTGGCTTTAGGTGACGACCCTATTATAAAGACTGCCCAGCAATTCACTACTAATGGCTCTATAACTCTTTAATTGGTCACAAATGACAGTCTTGATGTGTTAATATTACAGCTGAAGAAGTCATTTTTTGCCATGATGGCACAACCAATTCTGTCTGAATACAGTCATTAACCTCGGGGAAATGTGGGTTGTGTGGCTGGAGGCTGAATATCAGTTCTTCATTTACATCGCAGGCGAAGTTGTCAGGGTCCTGGATTCTATTTACAATCGCAACACTGCGTTTTCTGAATCTGTTTTCCCAACAGATCCACGATGCTTTTGTGGCATTAACTGTTCCATCCACAAAGAACCCCAGATCAAAGGTTTTTGTTCACTGACACCGTTGCATTTACATAAAAGCCGTACATAATATAAAGGTATAAACCAGGCCTGTTTAGTCCTAATCTCTGAAGCATTGTCAGGTGGTGGATTGGAAAAATGACACACTGTCCCTATAAACATATGCGTAACCAAGAGTTATACAAAGTCGGGGCTTTAAAATGGGATAAATTCCTTCACATTCCTTTGAAATTGCTCCTTTCAGTGTCATCTCTATGTTTACTATACCTGTACATAACTCTTCTCTCACATCTTGAATTATTGTtgactgcatgtgtttgtgtgttcactggTAGGTACAGTGTGCGTGTTTGCAATCATTTGTGATGAGCATCTGTGAGTGCAAGGTACATTTGCACCTGTGCATACAGATACGGATGTTTTATATCAAATAAATGCTTTTGTGCATTATGTGATTTGTATTTGagtctggagaaaaaaaaagtaattcaagaATACCGTGGGATTAGACTTcttaaacaggaaacaaaagatATGTGAAAACTGTATTTTCCTCTGTAGATAAACATAAGAAGCTCAGCATTGGTGGATTTAAAAACTGATGCTACTCGCTGGTAAACGCGAGTGAATCTGGCTGTTTCTCTTCGTGAAAGCTTTTCTCAGAATCCTTCCAGGATGTTTCCAAAAGGAAACGGAGGTGGATAAGTGAACGTGCGCCATCCGTACTGGCACATCTTTTCATGTGAAAGAAATCAGGTGATCacactgaaacaacagcaaagctTACCTTAAACTCAATGCAAGATGAGCAGAGGTGAATGGGAGAAAATCATGAAAACCTTTAACTCTGTCAGAGCCTTTCACagcaaaaatacttttttaatattaaatgaatacgctctgttttactgtttcttttctttacattctatgaacaaaaacaagtaGAAAAGAAACACGGAGTTATACATCATACATTAATTgagcttttcctctctgtgctaTCATCATTATCTGTTCTCCAGATCGTACCGTGGTTGCGTCAGACTCTCACCGTTGCCAGGCCAGCCGTCACAAAGCTCAGAGGGCTTTACTTCGGAGAGTCAGAtcataaaatgtatttgcatgAAAGGTTCACCTTCCAAGGTTGATTGAATTTCTTCCCCGTTCTGTTTGCTTTCAAACTAATCCCACAGTGCACGAGGACTGTATTGTATGTTGACTCAAACTGGGAGTAACCAAACAGAATCATGAAATGAACTTAATTTGCCTGAGGTTTAAGAGTGAACTGCAGCCCCTTTTACAGCCTCAGCCGACTGCATACATGTGACCACGGTGCAAACAGCAACGCAATTCATACACCGTTCTCAgagtgaagaaagagaaagtggcATTTTTGAGTACCTCCTGTTACAGAATAAGCTCTCAAAGACTGCCATCTAGAGGCCCCCCTCTGATACATCGCGCACTCACATTATTTCACGCCTATCAGCTATTTCTAAAACATTCTTCGAAATAATTTTGAGGCTTCGCGCAGTCGCAACAACGGCACTAAACTATGATCTATATGTTTCATTGTAGGGCttgttttaaagaagaaaacttGTCTTTGTGTCCTCAAAAAGTCACTCATAACATGCAAACTATGAATGTGGCCCACCCCCGTGTCTTCTTCTGTTGTCCCTGGCTCCAAACATGTACTGACATCCAGCTGGGCCTGGTACTCTTGGACAGTTCCCTCTGTCTGCCCTGATGTGAGTCAGGGTGGCAACAGGCGCCTGCggcacaccccccccccacccatcgTCATCAGAGCTCAATTACAGGCCTCAGTCTcagttgccccccccccccccagagagtTGACAAGGGTAAAACAATAAAGTCAGATATTTTTAAGCCAAGCTGTAGCTACattgttcttcctgtttgttttcctttttcaaatcTTCTGCGCGTCGTGTTTCTCAGACGGTTCGTAAATCCTTTCAGATGAGATGtgagggtcagaggtcatgttACTTCTGGCAGGCGTTGGAAATTGTCTCATCATGTTAGTTTGTTATTTTGAACCTTCTCAGCATGCAGAGTGACACAGATGTGTATCATGTAACCATACGGATGACTGGAGGGTGGAAACTCAAAATGCTCTTTTCAGCACTCCTTCATGACCACAAGAGACTGAGCTCCCCCCATGTTTCcctgtaaatgtaaattctaGTGACTCTTAGAATAAATGCTGTGTTTGTAGTATCAtacaaacatttgcatttccCTTTctgataaatgtatttaaagtgaTGAATCTGcagttttctgctctgttttggtTTACTGGCTGTCTACTGTGTAGCATCTGACCGACTCgcagctcagaaccaaacaagCTACAGACGAAACCACAAAACAACTTGGAGCATTTAGCAGAGCTAATTATTTCCCTCAGAATTGAGCGGTGACCAAAATAAGAGCTTAAATTTAACATAGGACATACCaggtgaacaaaaaaaaacaaaaaaaaacaggaacagaaacaaacacaaatggatGGTAATGTTTCTCACTGCgttttgacattttgtctgtcatttcaacaaaatgtgaGAATATCTGTCTGTGATTTCTGTGCTCAAGGTTTGTTGCTGCAGCCCCCATGTGGTCAAAAACTGCAACGCCAGGACACGGTGAGTACAAACCCAGCAGTAAGTCTTCAGCGGTGATGCGTTTGTCTATAAGTGAACCTCCACATAATTTCTGCTGTGCCCACTTTTCTTAAACTCAGGTGATATTCTGTACACATATTCTTCACCTGTGTCACAGGTTTAAGCAGGAcgagagcagcacagcagcaggtgCATAGCAATAATTCAAATCCGTCAGTCTTTATTTAGTCTTTATTCAAATCCTCGCAGCAGCTGAATAACAATCCATGAGAACTTTCTCAGTGTTCAGAGATTAGTCAGGATGTGAATCCAGTGGTAATACTCGTCAGCCACGGGGCAGTTTGTCGGCAGGCGGCAGCAGGAACAAAGTCTCACGTAGCAGGCAATTCCTCCGAGAAGGGCCGGAGTGACCAGAACCTGGAGCCACACTGGCAGAGTTCACAGTCAGGGGCAGATAGCGCGGCAGAGACGAGGGGACATGGCCAGGGACGGTCCAGAAAAGAGTGCTGGAGAGTTGTGCATGGCTTGACGAGACCCTGGCAGTGTCTGTGAGGATCTGGGctgttaaaatactggctgGCTGAGGAGCGGAGAGGAGCTTCAGCTAGGGAGGCCAGGTGCAGGagattgtgactgatgaggtggtGAGGCAGGAGGTGAGCGAGTTTGGGCTGTGTGACAAACTGCTACTTCactttgggttttctttttcataaataaatctCTCAGGATCTGTATTGAGCCAATGCTTTTGGCTTTCATTTGGTTCGGGGCCCTGCTCCTCTCCCATCCCATCGCCGCGGCACGATAGTTCTCcctcttttcattcaaatgctcATAAGGATATGGAGCACGGTTGTTTATGCCCTGCAATTCTTTACATTTATTCTGACTGATCGATTAAGTTCAGTTCGGATGTCAGTACTACTTGAATGAACCGTCGCGTGCTGCCAGCTCAGTGTCATCCAGCTGAAGGTTCAGGTCTGACACAGCAGGGCCAGATGCTCAGTTCTCACACAAAAAACTAATTACTCATGTCACAGCAAATGACTCGCGTCAGTGACTGCAATCTTTTAATTTTCGCCAAGTTTGGCAAAGCTCCAAAGTTCAAAGGCTCCAGTTGAGTATTTGGTGAGAAAAACATAACGCAAACAgatttttatgaataaatacatcTATAAATAGAATTACATCCCAAAAACTCGTCAATAACTTGGCAATGGCCGCTGCAGGAAAGTGTCTTTCTCTTGCCAGCTGTGAAAGTTGACCTGCTGTCATTGATGCTGCCCACTGCTCCTTCATGTGAAGCAGCGGAGCTGACGCCCTTAGCTGCCTTATAATGCCAAATTCCCCAGCAGCGAGCGCTGCCAACGGAACCTGCAGTTGCTGCAGAGATGCCCTTGCCTGCCATCCTTCCGACTCCTCTGCCAGATCTTGAGGATGTAGCACTAATCAGATCCCGCAGTGAGAGGACCTGGAGCCGATGCCCAACACCCTGGAGGTGGACACTCAGGTGAGGCCTGCTGATAAGATCAGCACTGCACAGATGATTTAAAGTCTTTTGTACTTTGTAAACACTGTACAGGATTTTTCCTCAGTTCTATAAATACGTATTCATGTATCTATGGCGGCAcgatataaaaaaataaagtgagcTTAATTAAAATCGCTCCCTGTGGAAGTTGAACAAAGATACTGTGGCAGGCAGCCAGGCAAGTCactcacagtgacacacacacacaacagggaGACTATTGTCATGTATATTGGACTTGAGCATTGCAGTCCTACTAAAATTTCCTTGTAATAGTTGACAGATAGTTCTTGTGCCGCAGCGTGATCATAACCTGCGTTGACATTCCCAGCCACCTTTGTTTTCCCTTAAATATCGCACTGATACATCACAGGCATCAAATGGACGCTGCTGGCGGTCCGTCACTGTCACTTCTGACCCTTTTTTACTGATGTCTTTCCCATGGATGTCAATGAACATGCCCCTTGGTCACTCTTCCTGAGTTGAGCCGCCTTTGTGACTGAAGCTCCTCCTGCCATCTGTGTCTCAGCAATGAATCCTCTTTCAAAGTCACTTAGATCTTCTTCCCTTGCCATTGCGATACAAGATTGGAATCAAATGAACCTCGTCagcaattttttaaatgatgccaCAAGAACATGGCTGGAGATTAATTGATTAATGGCACAATGGAGTGCAGTTGTGTGCAAGCATCTGCAGTTTGTTATGTTTCCCCACTTATTTCCTGTCTCCTTTTGTTAGTCATCCATTTATAATTTTCATTAGAAATGGATCTTGTCAGATTCAAAGTAATATTTTTCCTCCCCGGGGCAGGGCAGTCCCCAGTCACCCCACTTTAGTGTCAGATCATGTCAATATAATCAGCGCCTGTGTGGGAGGATGGTCAAATcaactttttttaaatccagacaGAGGCCTCTTGAAGTGTTATGTAATTGTGCAGAGGCATAACTGGGGGGTTGTAATAAGCTATTGGCCTCATGCTGTACACAGCGGAATACAATCTCAGGATTACTCAGCACAAAATCTAACAATCTCTTGGttgattttaaattgtgccacttttccaaaactgaaacaaataaaagtttaaaatagATGGTTGAAATTGTAGCCCACTGCCCGGgctttgttttgagtttttttttttttttttttttttacggctTCAGTACAGAAGGTACAGGAAGACATAAAATCTTCCTACCATGTCGTAAAGCAGTTTTTCTATGTGTCACATAAATCCACTAGAGGGCAAAGTTTCCTGGCTGTAAAGATTTTGAAAATCCTGATGTGCGATAAGTCGACCCTGACTGTTTAGGTTGAGTGCTCGGCGTGTACACATATGGTTTTTTGAACAACTGATGTAATGTGACTGATAAAATATGATTAATATGGTTTTCACAATCACTTATTGCATAATAACATCCAATATGTTTTTGGCTTGCTTTAACATTACAGAGTTACACAGAGTTGGATGAGATCAGAAGGGGGTGGGGATGAGGATGGCCCCGGCATCTAGAGAGGACGAAGCACACTTTCCCACTCAGCCCTGccagacgcacacacatacatacagtatgcaCAAACGCAGGTCCACCCTGTAGTGCTGTTTGTGCCAGATGAGGGTGTGATACATGACTGCTGTCACTGCTTCCTTCACTACATGAGCACTTGCACAGCATAGCAACTGCACCATAGCATATTGCGCGGTGAAGACGTAATGACACACTACCTGAtgcacaaagcacaaaacaatGCCATCTGCACTGCACTCAAGAGAAGGaagaattttaattaaatactgGCAAAGGTCAAAGGGCACTTGTATCACAATGAAGCCATAGTCTTGCAAATATATCGTCATGAATATGAGCTTCATTTACCCCAAATCCAgataagtgaaataaaaatttgaaaaaatgaaacagccaactcttcatttaaatgtttgaaatatttttaagtaAATCAAAATGGATACAGTacagaacagagcaggaagagtctctctctcagacagtACAGTAAGTTCTGacaatggcagaaaaataatacagtatataaatacacattttgttCAAAGTCTCAAAGCGCTTACAACGGCTTTATCGTCACGGTAATAGATACATCTGCATTATCAAGTCTGAAGATAACCATTTTATCTTTGTGTCATTACTCAGTGTTCATCGCTCTGCTACATGGACAAGCTAAATATCTTTTGTCCCAGCAGAGATGTTAGATATAATTTGCTTCATCAACTTCATCACCATCTGACACCATGAGGTTTGTCACCATTTGGACAGGGGAAAGTGCTGACAGCAAAATCTGGCTGTTCATAAAAAAGGGAATACCAAGAAAAAGATTTCCCTCTCTGGCCATATCGTTTCATTGTGTCCCATCTGTGACTTCCGACCCTGAACCATCCGCACACTATGACTCATATAATCACATCCATGCTTCAGAGCTATACTTTCCGTATTTCCATACAGGAAACCTCTTCACATTTAACACATGAATTTGTGTTGCTGTATTTGGACTATACATTGTCTAATTAGGGGCTCAAAACAGAGTTACATTTAGTTcaggagtttaaaaaaaaagggtcacaaatatattttcaattttacCTTTGCAAGCATTGAAGCTTTTGTCGTCATGCACCTGAATTTTGGGGTTTTAACATTATAAATTAACATTGTTTCTGAATATGTGCATCCAGTTCGAATGTAACCAAACACTCATTGTCCGGTGTATTGTCATTGCTTCTCATGTAAACGTTTTAATGTGATGTAATTCACAAGGTATAACATTAAGTCTGAATCAGAATGGTCTAATAATTCGCTTCTTCTATTGCTCATTTTTCAGAAATTCTCTGAGCTGTGACGCTTCAGTGAACTTGTCAAGAGAGCTCACTCCCCCGCTGGTGAGTTGAAAGCACAGCAGTAGCAGCCTATGAGTAAACATGCAGTGTTCTGATTGGGTGatatgtccaaaaaaaaaaaaaaaaacagccgaGCAGAGATTTTAGAACATTATCAGGAGCTGCCATCCCCATTCTTTGTCTTGAAAACCACAAGGCTGACCATGACAGGGATCAGGCAGATGGGAGTTATCACCAGGGCGAAGATGATGGCTGGTGGTGGATCAGTCAGCTCCTCTGAGGGACAATCCTTAAAAAACCTGGAGTGAATCTCCACAAAGGTCCGTTCCACCAGAGGGTTGGGCCACGGGATCCGGAGACAGTCAGAAATATTCTCAGTGCAGTTGCTTAAATTGCTATAGGAACTGCAGTGTTGAGACAGAGAGGGTGTGGAAGGTCATTCACAAATTGGCAGAATACTTCAtcaatatttgaaatgtttaacgTGCAAATATAGAAGACATAAGATATACCTTTTCACATTATCCCAAATGCACCAGTCGGTGCTGTTCAGTGATGCCATCGCATTCTCAAAGTTGCTGAGACACACATGGCTAACCAGGGCTGAAAGGCAATCCATTGTTGGGCCACCATATAAGTTATGACAGACCTCACAAATGTACATGCAATTGTGCAAAGTATCCCCACAAGCTGCATGAAATCgaaagaaatacaaagaagaaaaaggggagggggggggttaaagGCAGAGAGCAATGGAAAACAGGTTAGAAAAAAAGCTGTTCATCTTCAGAAGAGCTCAAATACTTGTTTACATAATGACAAAAAATTGCGACAGGTTATATGTGGTACGCTCATGCCACCTACCAAACGTCATGAAGGCAGAGTCTCCATGAACagcatcttaaaaaaagaaaaaaaaaaaaaaaaagaacacaaggGTTTTCTATGAAAAACTTAGATATTAAACTGGCTTGTAAACTGCTGACAGTATAAACCCTTTCAAGTAAAGTCAATTCATAAATGTACGCATCCTTTTGCTAAATTTGAAATGCTAAGAGAGCGATTGTCTCCTGGGTTCCTTTCACATGTCAGCACTAAAGCAGGCATTTGCAGCTGTAGACCACACACTCACcggagagaaaggagaggaataACCCAATGAAACCAAGTGATCCCTTCATGtcagaaaaaatgaataaaggtgCGCTCTCTCCAACTGGTGACCATGTATAATAAACTTAAGCCTCTCAGACTGTGTACAGCGAGGCATAACAGGAAACCCGACAGGATGGAAGCGACGCAGTGTAACCTTCGGTTACCAGATGTCCAAACAGTGTTACCCGCGGTTACCAGATGTTCTTCGAAGATCTGTCTGACGGCCTTGTGCCTTGGCAGCAGCTCTTCCCCTCTCCAGTGCAAGTTTCTTTAggattttcttccttttttaaaggGGTGGAGGCAAAAGAGATTGTCCTCTCCATTCTCCCAAATAAAAGGGAGCACACCCAAGCTGGGCTGGACTCACATCTGAAAACCCTTACTCTTTAACTCTTGTTCTGCTTTTTAGTCTCAGTTTCTCACAGTTGAAGGCCTGGCCAGCTCACAGCATGTGATTTATTTGCCTTTTGGGCTGCCTCTGCCAAATAGGAAACATAAGTAAACATTTAGGGCTTAGCGTTTTGGGGTGGATGTAATCATGACTCTGCAGGGCGTGCTGCGCAGACAGCCATGATTTCATATTTAGGTTAATTTGACCAAACCTGGAACAAGCTGTTGTTGACCAGTTGTTTGAAACGCCAAGCATCTTTAATGCCCACATGAcagtaaagaaaacacacacacacaaaaaagtgtgGGAAATTTCTGTTCTTTAATGCCACAATGAGTTCCTGAATGTGCTACATCTGTAAGGTAGTTCCCCAATGTCACCCCTCACCACTTTAAAGAGCAGCCTGAGAGAGCTGGTTTCATTGACtgaatgaaacataaaatgtgttGCCCGTGTTTTCTCACGACCAACTTGCGAATTTGTGTCACTGGATCCACATGTTGGGCCTCTCGCAACATCTGTTTGCTGAGCAGCATTTTGATTTAGTAATGACATCAGGAAATGTGTCTtttcagcagaggaggagctcAGAGTTGGGGGGAGTTGgcaggggaagggggggggggggggagacagtcaggggaaagaaaaaaaaaaaaaaaaaaaaggaaggcaCAGGATGAGGAACAGCGAAAGGGGCGCTCCTCCAAAGTTCCAGTTGTTTCACAACTCCGAGTTCATGTGTTGATCACAGACGTTGCATGGGGTGAATGACGAACAAATTCAGGAAGTTGAGCCAGGTGGGGGCTGCTCATAATGAGGTTTCAGTTAACCTTTAACCCCAAGCCATTATGGACCTTTTGTCTACCGCTGTTGACCCCACACTGGTAGAGACCTCCCCAGGAGTTTGTCTTGGATTCTCAAGATGATACACACAGGGAGATCTTGGCAGAAAACAGgatctctgttttctgtgttagTCAGTCTGAGCAAATGAGTTTAAAGACCTGAGCCaaagcaaccccccccccccccattggacgcaaacatataaacacatttataaaaCATCAATATATCTCTgctaaattaaaacaaaactaaatcaaaaccCACCTGTTAGAGTTTATTTGTTAGAGAGAAGCTGTTAATAATGTGCATTAGAAAAAGTTTGTTAACTCACTGGCAGTCGTCACATCTCTTGAGTACATATGTTGGGTTAGCCAAAGTCTTTATGGTCATGTACGAGATTTGAAGAGCTTTTCTTTCACATACCTGTCGTTGTAGCAGGTTGGACATCTAACTGTTCTGCTACCGAGCCGTCCACTGGTGTGCATCCAGCTACAatacaaaggaaataaaggaaaactgtCTCTAAGCAAGAATAGATGAGGTCAGAAATGATGCAATTTTTATCAGGAAGTCCCTTTGCCTGTCACTGCTTAAAGGAAATAAGATATTAAAAAGATATTAAAACTTACAGCATACTCTCTTCCCTTTCAACAAATAATCTTGTTAAATAAACAGAGGTAATAATAACATCATAGCATCAACCACAACAATATCAtaataatctaatctaatcccTGATGAAAATCACTTTGTGACCTTTAAGACATGCTGTTTTGAGCATAAAACTCAATCATGAGACTGGCTAAGTGCCTCTCTAAAAGCTACTCTGTCACTGGTAACCCTTAAGCATTCCTCCAGAGAGGTGAGACAGAGGGCACCTAAAGGAGCCATGTCATACTGTAGAGTAGGGAAAAGTGTCAAGACAGTGTAAAGATCACTACTTACCCCAGATGAGGAGAACCAGAAAACAGCCAGAAAACACTGGTGAGAAACAGGCAGCTGTCATTTTACCGGGCGGTGCTCTGCCCGTCCTCCGTGATGGGGCAGAATGACACATCTCCACCTTTGTGTAGAAATAGTCTGTAGAACAACAGGACGTCCTTACGTCCTACAGGATGGACAGATTCATGCAACAGGACAGAGAGCCACTGATTAGGCTACTGTGGCCCATTGGTGCATcaccatcactctctctctctttatctacTTCCTTTGCTCATCCCACCCTCTATTTtcaaacagaaggagaaaagttGGGGAGAGCCCCaccttctcttcttccctcctctctctctctctctttctctctgattgCCCCTTTGCATgccatttttatgaatgaaagcAGTATTCAGATATCAGTAATGGCAGTGGGGTTCCATGTTTTACTTAAATGGAAATCtatcactgtgttttttaaacttatttCTGCGACATGCGTGATTATCATGAACAAACCAAAGGCTTTCATttgacttgttttcttttaacatGAAAGGAGCAATTAGTCAAAGTGCGAAGAAAGTTGTGAATTATATTTTCAAGGTGTACTCTACTGAATATAATACTAGCATGGCGCTCCTATCAGCTATATAAAAAATGACTCAGATTTTGCACAGGTCCCTCTGGAGCCACAAATCTATTCACATATACTTTAATCCTGAAGTGAGTTCCCCTCTAAAGCAGAAACTCAATTTTCCAGACTGTGATGGCTGATTTTGTTGCTGTAGAGTTAAAGACTTATTGCACATGACTGGCTTTGAGtcagaaatctgttttttttttttttttggggtgtgtgttggtttgtatCAGCACTGTGTTACACCATCAGGAGTGCAACCATCCTCCCACCACCTCTGcgtctgacaaaacaaaactcagctTCTGTGGTAATAAGAGGCAGCAGGGATCTCCACTATGTCCAGTAGTACACTAACGCACTTGTCCACGTCACATCCTCAGCTGCCGGCGCTTGGGAGAGAGCCAGTTCGCTCAGGGGCCAAGAATTGCttccacatttcatttcagataaaGGAGGCTGCTGTCTTTTTTATGTAACTCATTTAAACCCATCAAATAGAAGCTTAAATATTGTCATCTGTATCAAATTGGTAGTGTAAATGAACTTAAACAGCTGGATGGATTTTTCCTGGGAGGATGTGCACAACATGTTTCAAATGGGCAGTTTTacagtgctaaaaaaaaatctgggttTGCCTAGCAGGCCTTtctattacaaaaaaaatgcttgttaCATCAATTGCAGTCAGTTAATATTTTAAGGCGTAACTATTTTATCAGTTGTTTTAGGAATCTTTTAATCTCTGAGTCTTTATCACAGATTGTAAAATCTGCAAAGTTTAGTTTACATTATACACAATCAAATACTTCCTGTTGATAACAGCCTTGCTCTTCAAGCTTTTCTTCCTTTGTATGTTTGCGTTTGTTTGACAGCTCGCTCTCACTATTGAGCTACTTCAAATTCCAGTGGAGACACACCAAACGGGCAGCATCATCTCAGATATCTCTGCTTTGTGGGTACATCATTGGTCACCAGGAATGCGCGATATAAACAGCAGAACCAAAGCAAAGAGTGAAACACACATCAGTCATGTTTGTGTGGTGTAGTATAGAAGCAGAGCATGCCCAGGCAGCTTTCTTCagtcaaatatataaataaatatattcacatATGAGATGTGGGAACATGCTGTGTCAGGATTAAAAGTAACTTAACAGTGCCATCTTGTGCATTACAGAAGCAGCATATGTGGAGAGAGGGTTCGACTTTACAGTCCAGCTTACAATTTACACATCTCCAAACTGAcatgaagcaaataaaatgaataggCTGTGATCCTGATGAATGTTTAAAGTGATTTATCCTTCCCCACATGAGCTTCGCAGGCTAAactaatgattttaaaaaaataaaaagttaggTACACAAAGTAGTTCCCCCCAACCATTCTTAGCATTCtccacttctttttttgtactTCTCATTTCTTGTATGATGACACTCAAGGATGTCGTCAGATAATGTCTCAAACACCCCTAAACcatgtatgttttcatttgtaagGTATAAAACTAAATGTCCTGATGGATTTTAATAAAACGGAGAGAAGTAGCGTTACATAACCTATTTCGAGTAATCGTTTATTCGTTTTAAACTAGTCTActtattatatataaaattataatGTCGAGACTGAATATCAAGCTTGATATGTGAACTAAagacaaattaattttaatttagcaGGGAATTTTTGCTTCAAATTGGGTTGTAAGGCGAACTGAAGAACTCCGCAATGAAGTtagatgcatttaaaaaaaaagaaaaaaagaaaacaagacgaAAAAACACCCGTCGTCGTAATTTTCTACTCTTAAATTGTCCGGATTTGCGTTTTACGTGAGGTCCGTAACAGCATCAGTGGCCTGAGGAAGCTTCATCATCATGTTTGGCCCTCACAGCTGAGGCGGATTTGTGTTGCCCCCCCTGGAGGAGGACAGCAGAACTGCAGctcatctgttttctgtccGGCTCCTGTCCATTGGAATGTGGAGAAGCTGTGGGCCGCTTTCCAGCCCCCATTAATCCGCTTTAATTCTCAAGATTATCACACATCTAACTTTAAAGACAACCTGCCCTTTCACGAGGATTTTGTCTATGTtattcaaagtaaataaaactattCCTCGccacaataaaataacaataatgagcaacagcagcagcattataTTCCTGTGACGTTAATTCTAGTTTATTTACTGCAATTGCTGACCGAAACGATGGCTCCCCATTTCTGTTCCCCCACTTCGCTCCTCTTGTGTGTTCTACTCTGAATAAAACTGCGTCTCGTCTGTGCAGAGAGCACATTTGGTCGCATTTAGATGGCGGTCCAGTCCAGTTGCATcagt is part of the Echeneis naucrates chromosome 8, fEcheNa1.1, whole genome shotgun sequence genome and harbors:
- the ramp2 gene encoding receptor activity-modifying protein 2, which gives rise to MCHSAPSRRTGRAPPGKMTAACFSPVFSGCFLVLLIWAGCTPVDGSVAEQLDVQPATTTDAVHGDSAFMTFACGDTLHNCMYICEVCHNLYGGPTMDCLSALVSHVCLSNFENAMASLNSTDWCIWDNVKSSYSNLSNCTENISDCLRIPWPNPLVERTFVEIHSRFFKDCPSEELTDPPPAIIFALVITPICLIPVMVSLVVFKTKNGDGSS